A section of the Malania oleifera isolate guangnan ecotype guangnan chromosome 2, ASM2987363v1, whole genome shotgun sequence genome encodes:
- the LOC131149461 gene encoding ATP-dependent zinc metalloprotease FTSH 2, chloroplastic: protein MAASSGCLAGNGISTLRTKLGLNKDFYGRHLFPSSSLLSVGRSSKVVLTKASLDQEKNEGRRGFLKLLVGNVGLGMPALLGTGKASADEQGVSSSRMSYSRFLEYLDKDRVKKVDLFESGTIAIVEAVSPELGNRVQRVRVQLPGLSQELLQKFREKNIDFAAHNAQEDSGSLLFNLIGNLAFPLILIGGLFLLSRRSSGGMGGPGGPGFPLSFGQSKAKFQMEPNTGVTFDDVAGVDEAKQDFMEVVEFLKKPERFTAVGARIPKGVLLIGPPGTGKTLLAKAIAGEAGVPFFSISGSEFVEMFVGVGASRVRDLFKKAKENAPCIVFVDEIDAVGRQRGTGIGGGNDEREQTLNQLLTEMDGFEGNTGIIVVAATNRADILDSALLRPGRFDRQVTVDVPDIRGRTEILKVHGGNKKFDGDVSLDVIAMRTPGFSGADLANLLNEAAILAGRRGKTAISSKEIDDSIDRIVAGMEGTVMTDGKSKSLVAYHEVGHAICGTLTPGHDAVQKVTLIPRGQARGLTWFIPADDPTLISKQQLFARIVGGLGGRAAEEVIFGEPEVTTGAAGDLQQITALAKQMVTTFGMSEIGPWSLMDSSAQSGDVIMRMMARNSMSEKLAEDIDTAVKRLSSNAYEIALSHIRNNREAIDKIVEVLLEKETMTGDEFRAILSEFVEIPSENWVPPPVPAPVTV, encoded by the exons ATGGCAGCTTCATCGGGCTGCCTTGCCGGAAATGGTATATCAACTCTTAGGACTAAACTGGGTTTGAATAAGGATTTTTATGGCAGGCATCTTTTTCCTTCATCAAGCCTTCTTTCAGTTGGTAGGTCATCTAAGGTAGTTCTCACAAAAGCCTCTTTGGACCAGGAGAAAAATGAAGGGAGAAGAGGCTTTCTAAAGTTGCTGGTTGGAAATGTGGGACTTGGTATGCCTGCTTTACTGGGCACTGGGAAAGCTTCTGCTGATGAGCAGGGGGTTTCTTCATCACGGATGTCATATTCTAGATTTTTAGAGTATTTGGACAAGGACAGGGTGAAAAAAGTAGATTTGTTTGAGAGTGGAACCATAGCTATTGTTGAGGCTGTTTCTCCTGAGTTGGGTAACCGGGTGCAGCGAGTACGCGTGCAACTGCCAGGACTCAGCCAGGAGCTTCTTCAGAAGTTCAGGGAGAAGAACATTGACTTTGCAGCACATAATGCTCAAGAGGACTCCGGTTCTTTATTATTTAACCTGATTGGGAACCTTGCTTTCCCATTGATATTAATTGGTGGTCTGTTTCTCTTATCTCGGCGCTCATCTGGAGGTATGGGTGGTCCTGGTGGGCCTGGATTCCCCCTTTCCTTTGGTCAATCCAAAGCCAAGTTCCAAATGGAACCAAACACTGGTGTGACATTTGATGATGTTGCTGGAGTAGATGAAGCAAAGCAGGACTTCATGGAGGTGGTGGAGTTTCTGAAGAAGCCAGAGAGATTCACTGCAGTTGGTGCTCGAATTCCCAAAGGCGTTCTTCTTATTGGTCCCCCAGGAACTGGGAAGACTCTTTTGGCAAAAGCAATTGCTGGTGAAGCAGGGgttccatttttttctatatCAGGTTCTGAGTTTGTTGAAATGTTTGTTGGTGTTGGTGCCTCTCGAGTCCGTGATCTTTTTAAGAAGGCAAAGGAGAATGCTCCTTGCATTGTATTTGTTGATGAAATTGATGCTGTTGGACGGCAAAGAGGAACTGGAATTGGAGGAGGGAATGATGAAAGGGAGCAGACTCTTAACCAGCTTTTGACCGAAATGGATGGTTTTGAGGGAAACACTGGTATCATTGTGGTTGCAGCAACTAACCGTGCGGACATTCTTGATTCTGCCTTATTGAGGCCTGGACGATTTGATAGACAG GTAACTGTTGATGTTCCAGATATACGGGGAAGAACAGAGATCTTAAAGGTTCATGGTGGCAATAAGAAATTTGATGGTGATGTATCTTTGGATGTGATAGCAATGAGAACGCCTGGTTTCAGTGGGGCAGATCTGGCAAACCTATTAAATGAGGCTGCCATATTGGCTGGTCGTCGTGGGAAGACAGCAATCTCATCAAAAGAGATTGATGATTCAATTGATAGGATTGTGGCTGGAATGGAAGGAACAGTTATGACTGATGGGAAGAGCAAAAGTCTGGTGGCATACCATGAAGTTGGCCATGCTATTTGTGG AACTTTGACTCCAGGACATGATGCTGTTCAAAAAGTCACCCTTATTCCCCGTGGTCAGGCACGGGGTCTAACATGGTTCATTCCTGCTGATGACCCTACCCTTATCTCCAAGCAGCAACTGTTTGCAAGAATTGTTGGTGGACTTGGTGGTAGAGCTGCTGAGGAAGTGATCTTTGGTGAACCTGAGGTGACAACAGGTGCAGCTGGTGATTTACAGCAGATCACGGCTTTGGCAAAACAG ATGGTTACCACATTTGGAATGTCTGAGATTGGCCCATGGTCACTAATGGACTCATCAGCTCAGAGTGGCGATGTCATCATGAGAATGATGGCGAGGAATTCAATGTCAGAAAAGCTTGCAGAAGACATCGATACTGCTGTGAAGAGGTTATCAAGCAATGCGTATGAGATAGCATTGAGCCACATACGGAACAATCGTGAAGCAATTGACAAGATTGTGGAGGTCCTTTTGGAGAAGGAAACAATGACTGGAGATGAGTTCAGGGCAATTCTCTCGGAATTTGTTGAAATACCATCTGAAAATTGGGTCCCTCCTCCAGTACCAGCTCCGGTCACCGTGTAA